The Artemia franciscana chromosome 18, ASM3288406v1, whole genome shotgun sequence genome includes a window with the following:
- the LOC136038475 gene encoding LOW QUALITY PROTEIN: coatomer subunit alpha-like (The sequence of the model RefSeq protein was modified relative to this genomic sequence to represent the inferred CDS: inserted 2 bases in 1 codon; substituted 1 base at 1 genomic stop codon), giving the protein MLTKFETKSARVNGITFHHKRQWVLASLHTGAIQLWDYRRCAMLDTFEEHEGPVRGIDFHNHQPLFVSGGDDCKIKVWNYTQKRCLYTLVGHLDWIRTTFFHNECPWILSASDDQTIRVWNWQSRNCISVVTGHNHYVMCAQFHPTQNLIVSASLDQTVRVWDFTVLRKKNIAPSTGGMDEHLRNPAAPDLFGQADVAVKYFLEGHDHGVNWATFHPSLPLIISGADDRIVKLWRMNETKAWEAYTYRGHYNNVSCCLFHPRQDLIISNSEDRSIRVWDLNTFYYKTYGIQIRRDAIIRRDTNRFWVMAVHPTLNLFAAGHDSGMLIFKLEKERPAYTVHGDLLYYIKDNLLRRLDFTTRKDVGIMQVKAGRTNPRSLSFNQSENAILVSTRDSLENSTYDLYTIPREGDSQNPPEPIESKRSQGLTAYWVARNRFAVLDRSQGIIIKTEKNETSKKVSISSLSPDEIYPANPGMLLVRDLEGVSLLDIQQRKVIATVKLAKCRHVVWSSDMNVVALMAKHNIVICDKKLDTICQIHDNFQLKSGAWDDSGVFIYTTSNHIKYCLTNGDSGTIRTIDLPVYLTRVTGETIYCLDRECKPRVLTIDPTEHKLKLALVHRKYEDVLKMVREAKLFGQSILSYLHKKGYPEVALHFVSDEKTRFALAIECCQIQVAKEAAMVLNNKACWEKLAEVARGQGNHEVAAGCYRRTKNISKLSHLYFVTGQLDKLKKMSLVAEKLKDYQGQFQCALLLGDVRERVKILEQTGQNVLAYHTAKTHGLEEEAAHLLHKIDAGKLPVPNPEAKLLVPMPPIHPMTESWPMLXISRGFFEATIAKKGRSQLNATLVAEDIEEGAAADGWNSQXSIGVGDEAEITEFQDALEPDKGTGWDVDEDIDIPVDVDVGPALHTTQGYFAAPAGGTPIVQTWLNSSQLPAEHILAGSFESAFRLLHNQVGVVNFEPLKPLFMSTFSRSKVSIPAMPSNPSMVAYPPRKGAASKAAVAISIGNLQEKLKFCYKLTSQGKFSEAVEQFRSLLLSIPLLIVDTKQDASSANDMLWLCREYILGCQMEMHRKELPKATQEEQKRVCELAAYFTHCDLQLAHKILTLRKAVTLFYKINNFKTAANFARRLIELGPSPDVDAQIRKKLVVCEKNEVDSVKVDYDEFNPFAICPASYTPIYKGKSKVKCSLCEASYCPRFKGIVCKVCNVAEVGKECSGMKIQSR; this is encoded by the exons ATGCTAACAAAATTTGAGACAAAATCGGCTCGAGTGAATGGAATCACATTCCATCACAAGCGACAATGGGTCCTTGCAAGCTTGCATACTGGCGCTATTCAGCTTTGGGACTACAGAAGGTGTGCAATGCTTGATACGTTTGAAGAACACGAAGGCCCTGTTAGAGGGATTGATTTTCACAACCATCAGCCCCTTTTTGTATCAGGTGGTGATGACTGCAAGATCAAGGTGTGGAACTATACACAAAAGAGATGTTTATATACACTTGTTGGGCATTTAGACTGGATAAGAACAACTTTTTTCCACAATGAATGTCCATGGATTTTGAGTGCCTCTGATGATCAAACAATCCGTGTCTGGAATTGGCAGAGTAGAAACTGTATCTCTGTTGTGACTGGCCATAACCATTATGTAATGTGTGCCCAATTCCACCCAACTCAGAATCTAATTGTATCGGCTTCCCTTGATCAGACTGTCCGGGTTTGGGATTTTACTGTCTTGAGGAAGAAAAACATAGCTCCATCAACGGGAGGAATGGACGAGCATCTGAGAAACCCTGCTGCTCCAGACTTGTTTGgacaagctgatgtagctgtcaaatattttcttgaagGTCATGATCATGGTGTAAATTGGGCTACTTTCCATCCTAGTTTGCCCTTGATTATCTCTGGTGCTGATGATCGTATTGTAAAGCTGTGGAGGATGAACGAAACTAAAGCCTGGGAGGCTTATACTTACCGTGGCCACTACAATAACGTCTCCTGTTGTCTATTTCATCCTCGTCAAGATTTAATTATATCCAATTCAGAAGATCGATCTATTCGAGTATGGGACTTGAATACGTTTTACTACAAAACGTATGGGATACAAATTCGCCGTGATGCCATTATTCGCCGTGATACAAATCGCTTCTGGGTAATGGCAGTTCATCCAACACTGAACCTTTTTGCTGCCGGTCACGACTCAGGAATGCTGATTTTCAAGTTGGAAAAAGAAAGGCCTGCTTATACAGTGCATGGTGATCTCCTTTATTACATCAAAGATAACCTGTTGAGAAGATTGGACTTTACAACTAGGAAAGATGTTGGGATAATGCAAGTAAAAGCAGGGCGTACTAATCCAAGGTCCTTGTCATTTAACCAATCGGAAAATGCTATACTCGTTTCAACTCGAGACAGTTTAGAGAATTCGACATATGATTTATATACTATTCCAAGAGAAGGAGATAGCCAAAATCCTCCAGAACCTATTGAATCAAAAAGATCGCAAGGGTTGACTGCTTATTGGGTCGCTCGTAACCGCTTTGCTGTTTTGGATCGTAGCCAAGGCATCATCATCAAGACAGAGAAAAATGAAACGTCTAAAAAAGTATCGATTTCCTCGCTCAGTCCAGATGAAATTTATCCAGCCAATCCAGGGATGCTTTTAGTCCGTGATCTTGAAGGTGTGAGCCTCCTTGATATCCAGCAAAGAAAGGTCATCGCCACCGTTAAACTTGCCAAATGCCGCCATGTTGTTTGGTCATCAGATATGAATGTTGTAGCACTAATGGCTAAGCACAACATAgtcatttgtgataaaaaactAGACACAATTTGTCAAATTCAtgacaattttcaattgaaatcaGGCGCGTGGGACGATTCTGgagtttttatatatacaacATCGAATCATATCAAGTACTGTTTGACTAATGGGGACTCTGGCACGATTCGTACAATTGACTTGCCTGTTTATTTAACAAGAGTAACTGGAGAGACAATCTACTGTCTTGACCGTGAATGTAAACCGAGAGTTTTGACCATTGATCCAactgaacataaattaaaactaGCTCTTGTTCACCGGAAGTATGAAGATGTTTTGAAGATGGTTCGTGAGGCCAAACTTTTTGGCCAGTCTATTTTATCGTATTTACATAAGAAGGGGTACCCAGAAGTGGCATTACATTTTGTGAGTGACGAAAAAACCCGATTTGCGTTGGCTATTGAATGCTGTCAAATTCAAGTGGCAAAGGAGGCGGCAATGGTTCTCAACAATAAAGCTTGCTGGGAAAAACTGGCTGAGGTTGCTAGGGGACAAGGAAATCATGAGGTGGCTGCTGGGTGCTACAGACGGACCAAGAACATCTCAAAACTGTCCCATTTATATTTCGTTACTGGTCAATTGGACAAGCTGAAGAAAATGAGCTTGGTTGCTGAGAAGCTTAAAGATTATCAAGGTCAATTTCAATGTGCACTTTTGCTGGGTGATGTTAGAGAACGTGTAAAGATTCTTGAGCAAACTGGGCAGAACGTTTTAGCTTACCACACCGCCAAGACTCATGGTTTGGAGGAAGAAGCAGCACATTTATTGCACAAAATTGATGCTGGAAAATTGCCTGTGCCAAATCCAGAGGCCAAGTTGCTTGTACCAATGCCTCCAATCCACCCAATGACTGAAAGCTGGCCCATGTTGTAGATATCGCGAGGATTCTTTGAAGCAACCATTGCCAAAAAGGGAAGGAGTCAACTTAATGCAACTTTAGTAGCTGAAGATATAGAAGAAGGGGCTGCTGCAGATGGATGGAATAGTCA TTCCATTGGAGTGGGAGATGAGGCTGAGATTACAGAATTCCAGGATGCTCTTGAACCAGACAAAGGCACAGGATGGGATGTTGATGAAGACATAGATATCCCGGTTGATGTAGATGTTGGCCCCGCATTACATACCACTCAAGGTTATTTTGCCGCACCAGCTGGAGGAACACCCATTGTGCAGACGTGGTTGAACAGTTCACAGTTACCAGCTGAACATATACTGGCTGGCTCGTTCGAGTCTGCTTTCCGACTTCTTCACAATCAAGTTGGAGTTGTGAATTTTGAACCTTTAAAACCTTTGTTTATGAGCACATTTTCTAGGTCCAAAGTTTCCATTCCTGCCATGCCATCTAACCCCTCTATGGTTGCTTACCCACCTAGAAAAGGAGCAGCCTCTAAGGCTGCTGTTGCAATAAGCATAGGCAATTTGCAAGAAAAGCTAAAGTTCTGCTACAAATTAACAAGTCAAGGTAAATTCTCGGAAGCCGTAGAACAGTTCCGCAGCTTGCTACTGTCTATTCCATTGCTTATTGTGGACACAAAACAAGACGCGAGTTCAGCAAATGACATGCTTTGGCTATGCCGTGAATATATTTTAGGTTGTCAAATGGAAATGCACAGAAAAGAACTGCCCAAAGCTACCCAAGAGGAGCAGAAGAGGGTATGCGAACTGGCTGCTTATTTCACCCATTGTGATCTTCAGCTAGCACATAAAATTCTAACTCTGCGTAAAGCTGTtactttattttacaaaataaataatttcaaaactgCAGCTAATTTTGCGAGGCGACTGATTGAGCTTGGACCCAGCCCAGACGTTGATGCGCAAATTCGAAAAAAACTTGTAGTGTGTGAGAAGAATGAAGTCGATAGCGTCAAAGTTGACTATGATGAATTTAACCCTTTCGCCATATGTCCTGCCTCGTATACTCCTATTTACAAAGGAAAGTCAAAGGTTAAGTGTTCTCTTTGTGAAGCCAGTTATTGCCCTAGGTTCAAGGGAATTGTTTGTAAAGTTTGTAATGTGGCTGAAGTTGGCAAAGAATGTTCTGGAATGAAAATTCAGTCTCGCTAA